In one Aeromicrobium wangtongii genomic region, the following are encoded:
- a CDS encoding Zn-ribbon domain-containing OB-fold protein has translation MHKEPPMPDPRPQVDTHEGPAVLGAACRSCGHPMATQRPVCAACGGEVVPAKFGPSGTVYASTVVRIAVGNRTPPYALAYVDLDDGPRILAHVAGNGASAPPVASRVRLVAPADGDVVVEVMS, from the coding sequence CCATGCCTGATCCTCGGCCCCAGGTCGACACCCACGAAGGGCCGGCCGTGCTAGGGGCTGCGTGCCGTTCCTGTGGCCACCCGATGGCCACGCAACGCCCCGTCTGCGCGGCGTGTGGTGGTGAGGTGGTGCCGGCCAAGTTCGGTCCATCAGGCACGGTCTACGCCTCGACCGTGGTACGGATCGCGGTCGGCAACCGCACCCCGCCATACGCACTTGCCTACGTCGATCTGGACGACGGCCCGAGGATCCTGGCCCACGTGGCGGGAAATGGCGCCAGCGCCCCGCCCGTCGCTTCCCGGGTACGTCTGGTCGCGCCCGCGGATGGAGACGTGGTCGTGGAGGTGATGTCATGA